In Helianthus annuus cultivar XRQ/B chromosome 3, HanXRQr2.0-SUNRISE, whole genome shotgun sequence, a single window of DNA contains:
- the LOC110935547 gene encoding phospholipase A1-IIdelta, with amino-acid sequence MASNTQSTTPWLEILGSNNWEGLLDPLDINLLTLILRCGDFCQATYDAFNNDGNSKYAGSSRYGKKSFFHKVMLQPSPSDYQVASFIYATAKISLPEAFFLQSLSREAWDRESNWIGYIATTTDEVSKALGRREIYIAWRGTTRDLEWINVLGADATSAEPLLLQNTTTETTTTKAKSLFEWIDVGNIVTSITSASNDDEAVPKVMRGWLTIYTSDNPNSSFTNVSARTQVLSSIKQLVEKYKNEEISIIITGHSLGATLSILSAFDLAENGITNIPISAIVFASPHVGNQAFNDRLNQFSNVKILNIRNKIDLIPLYPSRLLGYVESGVQFEIDTRKSGSLKESVNPSDWHNLQGMLHVVAGWNGADGEFKLKVPRSLALVNKSSEFLKDEYLVPGSWWIEKNKGMVLNGNGDWVLEPPDEEDIPVPEDTPVV; translated from the coding sequence ATGGCATCCAATACTCAATCCACAACTCCATGGCTGGAGATACTCGGAAGCAATAACTGGGAAGGCCTACTCGACCCGTTAGACATCAATCTCCTAACGCTCATCCTGCGCTGCGGCGACTTCTGCCAAGCCACCTATGACGCGTTCAACAACGATGGCAACTCCAAGTATGCTGGCAGCAGCCGCTACGGCAAAAAATCATTCTTCCACAAAGTCATGCTCCAACCGTCCCCATCCGATTACCAAGTCGCCTCATTTATTTACGCCACTGCTAAAATCTCCCTTCCTGAAGCCTTCTTCCTTCAATCCCTCTCTCGTGAAGCATGGGACCGCGAGTCTAACTGGATCGGGTATATTGCAACTACAACCGATGAGGTCAGTAAAGCGTTGGGCAGGCGAGAGATCTACATCGCGTGGAGAGGAACCACTCGAGATTTAGAGTGGATTAATGTGTTAGGAGCTGACGCCACGTCTGCTGAACCATTGTTACTACAGAATACAACAACTGAAACCACAACAACTAAAGCCAAAAGTTTATTCGAGTGGATTGATGTTGGTAACATCGTTACTAGCATCACTAGCGCTAGTAATGACGATGAAGCTGTACCAAAAGTTATGCGGGGGTGGTTAACGATATACACTTCAGATAATCCCAACTCATCTTTCACAAACGTAAGTGCAAGAACACAAGTGTTGTCAAGTATCAAACAGTTGGtggaaaaatacaaaaatgaagaAATCAGCATAATCATCACTGGACACAGCCTTGGTGCAACTTTATCCATCTTATCAGCCTTTGATCTGGCAGAAAATGGTATCACAAACATCCCAATTTCAGCAATTGTGTTCGCTTCACCACACGTGGGTAACCAAGCGTTCAACGACCGTCTCAATCAATTCTCAAACGTCAAGATCCTAAACATAAGGAACAAGATTGACCTCATTCCGCTTTACCCAAGCAGGTTGTTGGGGTATGTGGAGTCGGGGGTTCAATTTGAAATCGATACCAGAAAGTCCGGGAGCCTAAAGGAATCAGTTAATCCAAGTGACTGGCACAATTTGCAGGGAATGTTGCATGTGGTGGCGGGGTGGAATGGGGCGGACGGTGAGTTCAAGTTGAAGGTTCCGAGGAGCTTGGCGTTGGTGAATAAATCGAGTGAGTTCTTGAAAGATGAGTACTTGGTACCAGGGTCGTGGTGGATCGAGAAAAACAAAGGTATGGTTTTGAATGGTAATGGTGATTGGGTTTTGGAACCACCCGATGAAGAAGACATTCCGGTTCCAGAAGATACACCGGTAGTCTAA
- the LOC110932745 gene encoding uncharacterized protein LOC110932745, with protein sequence MATPLHPAVTVSNIRTLIPITLDIESGHYTSCSELFKNHCKAFQVYDHLQPRTAPATSSGTDKEKSAPTESWERLDAIVLQWIYGTISTDLLHTVLKPNTTAYDAWTALSNLFQDNKATRTIDLNNWFATTRLDQFTSMSAYCQAMKVIYDQLINVGASITDEQLVLQILTGLTEQYESVALFIQQTKPLPDFYDTRSRLCMAETRKLNQAKQAAQIAGTALAATADRGTSPRTSDNHTDSSDRTRECGRGRGRGRGRGNSNRGRGYSNSASQSVSQSAGQPFSSPFPYWASPPPNYYSHQWAPWTIPPCPYSTAAKSTNPAQGILGPRPAQNYAASQASSYDGQTMTDINQALYNLSMN encoded by the coding sequence ATGGCTACTCCTCTTCACCCCGCGGTCACTGTTTCTAATATCCGAACACTTATCCCAATCACCCTGGACATTGAATCCGGCCACTATACATCGTGCTCGGAACTTTTCAAGAACCACTGTAAGGCTTTTCAAGTATATGATCACCTTCAACCAAGGACCGCTCCTGCTACATCCTCTGGTACGGATAAAGAAAAGTCTGCCCCAACTGAATCTTGGGAGCGCCTTGACGCCATCGTCCTGCAATGGATATACGGTACTATATCCACAGATCTGCTACACACCGTATTGAAGCCAAACACCACAGCCTACGATGCCTGGACCGCATTATCTAATCTTTTTCAAGACAACAAGGCCACACGGACAATTGATCTCAACAATTGGTTCGCTACTACCCGCCTTGATCAGTTCACATCCATGTCCGCATACTGCCAGGCTATGAAAGTTATCTATGATCAACTTATTAATGTTGGAGCATCTATTACAGATGAGCAGTTGGTACTACAAATTCTCACGGGTCTCACAGAACAATACGAAAGTGTTGCTCTCTTCATACAACAAACGAAACCATTACCCGACTTCTATGACACCCGATCTCGTCTGTGTATGGCTGAAACTCGAAAACTGAATCAAGCCAAGCAAGCTGCACAGATCGCTGGAACTGCACTAGCTGCAACCGCGGACCGTGGTACCTCTCCTCGTACATCGGATAACCACACGGATTCTTCAGATCGCACCAGGGAATGTGGTCGTGGCCGGGGCCGTGGCCGTGGCCGTGGAAACTCGAACAGGGGACGTGGCTACTCAAACTCAGCATCACAATCTGTCTCTCAATCTGCTGGTCAGCCTTTCTCCTCACCCTTTCCGTACTGGGCCAGTCCACCACCTAATTACTATTCACATCAGTGGGCCCCTTGGACAATACCCCCATGCCCTTACTCGACGGCCGCGAAATCCACCAACCCAGCCCAAGGCATATTAGGCCCAAGACCAGCCCAAAATTATGCTGCAAGTCAGGCTTCATCATATGACGGTCAGACCATGACAGACATTAATCAGGCACTTTACAACTTATCCATGAATTAG